Proteins encoded in a region of the Streptomyces sp. NBC_00513 genome:
- a CDS encoding lamin tail domain-containing protein: MSASSTARRVAATVLAAGAIVSAAALPATAADRGHDRQPRVEISRVQADAPGRDDRSNRSLNGEWVEIRNTTRQPVNLRGWTLRDSDGNRYRFHDARIGGRATIRIHTGSGRDTRTDLFQGKRDHVWDNRSDTATLRDDRNHTIDTESWGRRR, translated from the coding sequence ATGTCTGCTTCGTCGACCGCCCGCCGTGTCGCCGCGACCGTTCTCGCCGCCGGCGCCATCGTCTCGGCCGCCGCTCTGCCGGCCACCGCTGCGGATCGGGGGCATGACCGGCAGCCGCGGGTGGAGATCTCCCGCGTCCAGGCCGACGCTCCCGGGCGTGACGACCGTTCCAATCGGTCCCTGAACGGCGAGTGGGTCGAGATCCGCAACACCACCCGCCAGCCGGTCAACCTGCGCGGCTGGACGCTGCGGGACTCCGACGGCAACCGCTACCGCTTCCACGACGCCCGCATCGGCGGCCGCGCCACCATCCGGATCCACACCGGATCCGGCCGCGACACCCGCACCGACCTCTTCCAGGGCAAGCGCGACCACGTCTGGGACAACCGCTCCGACACCGCCACCCTGCGCGACGACCGCAACCACACCATCGACACCGAGTCCTGGGGCCGCCGCCGCTAA
- a CDS encoding RICIN domain-containing protein has product MKRRTGYLAAFVAMFLSFMMINSTSSYAWAAGGEWKNNTPNSVKCATPQGNSNANGTVLTLWDCTNSYAQKFQLTSDNHTLIHVASGKCVTPKGNSTANGTVLTLWTCTGSNLQQWEVGDYSLARNRTTSWVGDKCVTNYGDSQANGTWMTLWTCSGDWPRSQDWAMNWYH; this is encoded by the coding sequence ATGAAGAGAAGAACCGGATATCTGGCGGCTTTTGTCGCGATGTTCCTTTCGTTCATGATGATCAACTCGACGTCTTCCTACGCATGGGCGGCAGGTGGGGAGTGGAAGAACAACACGCCCAACTCGGTCAAGTGCGCGACGCCGCAGGGCAACAGCAACGCCAACGGGACCGTGCTCACGCTGTGGGACTGTACGAACTCCTACGCCCAGAAGTTCCAGCTCACCAGCGACAATCACACGCTCATTCACGTGGCGAGCGGAAAGTGCGTCACCCCCAAGGGCAACAGCACCGCCAACGGGACCGTTCTCACGCTGTGGACCTGCACGGGCAGCAACCTGCAGCAGTGGGAGGTGGGCGACTACAGCCTTGCCCGCAACAGGACGACCAGTTGGGTCGGTGACAAGTGCGTGACCAACTACGGCGACAGCCAGGCCAACGGGACCTGGATGACTCTGTGGACCTGCTCCGGAGACTGGCCCCGCTCCCAGGACTGGGCCATGAACTGGTACCACTAG
- a CDS encoding DUF4241 domain-containing protein, whose protein sequence is MKWVGNARLTAGPEAAWYLEAAFTPGAQLGTVYDDPTTPIVVTGIEEVTTLRVPSGRLVVDAPWDDDDTGRYEQGAPTRPPRELAVRIPPGVYPVEIAWTAGPYEFFGEQFDGVECAATRLRISDDPVVGWEMGLGVDDDIDRLPPGEEPRFAADHNVGCFADAGAWTTLSAPFRTCVDGRWEPRGSGQLADGCERISDESQQADLVTFGAESGGIVWLGRTEGGDVAAIVVTSGLSGAKA, encoded by the coding sequence ATGAAGTGGGTCGGTAACGCGCGGTTGACGGCGGGGCCTGAGGCCGCCTGGTACCTGGAGGCGGCTTTCACGCCCGGTGCTCAGCTGGGGACGGTGTACGACGATCCGACAACGCCCATCGTTGTGACGGGCATCGAGGAGGTGACCACTCTTCGTGTACCCAGTGGCCGTCTTGTTGTCGATGCACCGTGGGACGACGATGACACCGGGAGATACGAGCAAGGGGCGCCGACGCGGCCCCCGCGGGAACTGGCGGTGCGCATTCCCCCGGGCGTCTACCCGGTGGAGATCGCGTGGACGGCGGGCCCGTACGAGTTCTTCGGCGAGCAGTTCGACGGCGTGGAGTGCGCAGCGACGCGCCTGCGCATCAGCGATGACCCTGTGGTCGGGTGGGAGATGGGCCTGGGTGTCGATGACGACATCGACCGTCTTCCGCCAGGGGAGGAACCGAGGTTCGCAGCCGACCACAACGTCGGCTGCTTCGCCGACGCCGGCGCTTGGACGACCCTGTCCGCACCATTTCGCACGTGCGTGGACGGGCGGTGGGAACCGCGTGGAAGCGGGCAGCTTGCGGACGGGTGCGAGCGGATCAGTGACGAGTCGCAACAAGCCGACCTGGTGACGTTCGGAGCGGAGTCAGGCGGCATCGTCTGGTTGGGGCGGACGGAGGGCGGCGATGTGGCCGCCATTGTCGTCACCAGTGGCTTGTCCGGCGCCAAAGCATGA